One genomic segment of Fibrobacter sp. UWH4 includes these proteins:
- a CDS encoding TlpA disulfide reductase family protein, with the protein MLLLAFAVLFSACDQGYFQAAPTKIQDFRGKLLDGTISTYQAEKGTVTLIALTASWCPGCRAELPLLKQLDSEFADRGFKILMVNEDDSPRIAAKYNKAAKIPWTTFHWNYDMMNKLGNPGVIPVTYLVNAQDSIVKINVGEFDEKQMRKLIGKLVDGRK; encoded by the coding sequence ATGCTGCTATTGGCATTTGCAGTCCTATTTTCCGCATGCGACCAGGGGTATTTCCAGGCCGCGCCCACCAAGATCCAAGACTTCAGGGGAAAGCTCCTCGACGGAACCATCTCCACCTACCAGGCTGAAAAAGGAACCGTCACGCTCATCGCGCTGACCGCCTCGTGGTGTCCCGGCTGCCGCGCCGAACTCCCCCTCCTCAAACAGCTCGATTCCGAATTTGCCGACAGGGGCTTCAAGATTCTGATGGTGAACGAAGACGACTCGCCGCGTATCGCCGCCAAGTACAACAAGGCCGCAAAGATTCCGTGGACCACGTTCCACTGGAACTACGACATGATGAACAAGCTAGGCAACCCGGGCGTCATTCCCGTAACCTACCTCGTAAACGCACAAGATAGCATCGTGAAAATCAACGTCGGAGAATTCGACGAAAAACAGATGCGAAAGCTAATCGGGAAGTTAGTAGACGGTCGGAAGTAG
- a CDS encoding type IV pilus twitching motility protein PilT, with the protein MAYNIQDLLSEMVQRGASDLHITAGAPPLIRLSGKLTPIGEDKLKPDETMRMTYSLMNEGQKKTFEQQKECDFSFGIANLARFRANAYLQRGCVALALRIIPLEIKTFKDLGLPKIMAEFTTRPSGLVLVTGATGSGKSTTLAAMIDKINKERHDHILTVEDPIEFLHKHQGCMINQREVGSDTNSFAQALKMALRQDPDVVLIGEMRDLETIRAALTIAETGHLAFATLHTNSCVQTINRVVDAFPKGEQQTVRTQLSFVLQGVICQTLMPRIGGGRVMAYEVMNVTPGIRALIRDDKVHQIESMIEIGQKFGMNTMNMCLCDLVKNHKVDRFDALARSPSPDQLEQLFVKEGV; encoded by the coding sequence ATGGCATACAATATTCAAGATCTTCTTTCTGAAATGGTCCAGCGTGGCGCCTCTGACTTGCACATTACTGCAGGTGCGCCTCCCCTTATTCGTCTTTCCGGCAAGCTCACCCCCATTGGCGAGGACAAGCTCAAACCGGACGAAACTATGCGCATGACCTATAGCCTGATGAACGAAGGCCAGAAGAAGACTTTCGAACAGCAGAAGGAATGTGATTTTTCTTTCGGTATTGCGAACCTCGCGCGTTTCCGTGCGAACGCTTATCTGCAGCGTGGTTGCGTGGCGCTTGCGCTCCGTATCATTCCGCTTGAAATCAAGACCTTTAAGGATCTCGGCCTCCCGAAGATTATGGCCGAGTTCACGACCCGTCCTTCCGGCCTCGTGCTGGTGACGGGGGCTACGGGTTCGGGTAAGTCGACGACCTTGGCCGCCATGATTGACAAAATCAACAAGGAACGTCACGACCACATTCTGACGGTGGAAGATCCGATCGAATTCTTGCACAAACACCAGGGTTGCATGATCAACCAGCGCGAAGTCGGTAGCGATACCAACAGTTTTGCCCAGGCTCTTAAGATGGCGCTCCGTCAGGACCCTGACGTGGTGCTTATCGGCGAAATGCGTGACCTTGAAACAATCCGTGCGGCTTTGACGATTGCTGAAACCGGTCACTTGGCTTTTGCGACGCTCCATACCAACTCTTGTGTGCAGACCATCAACCGTGTGGTCGACGCGTTCCCGAAGGGCGAACAGCAGACTGTGCGTACGCAGCTCTCGTTCGTGCTGCAGGGCGTGATTTGCCAGACGCTTATGCCGCGCATTGGCGGTGGCCGTGTGATGGCTTACGAGGTGATGAACGTGACTCCGGGTATTCGTGCGTTGATTCGCGACGACAAGGTGCACCAGATTGAATCGATGATTGAAATCGGTCAGAAGTTCGGCATGAACACGATGAACATGTGTCTCTGCGACCTGGTGAAGAACCACAAGGTCGACCGTTTCGACGCCCTTGCCCGTTCTCCGAGTCCGGACCAGTTGGAACAGTTGTTTGTGAAGGAAGGCGTTTAA
- a CDS encoding type II secretion system F family protein: protein MAEFLYKATNSQGNNFEGSIEAKDKAEAEALLMRRRLIIVSLKKKPTEIKIKIGSGIKPAEIARFTRMFSSMSSAGLPMLQCLNILENQCENPELKNVVHKITQSINGGSSLADALAQHPKVFSNLYTNMVAAGEAGGILDGILARLAETLENNERLKRKVKKALTYPVMLVIVGILVVIALMTFVVPTFAEQFAALDAELPAPTQAVMGISDFIRDNGAFLFIGAILLIVGFKVAMRVPAAKFAWDGFMLKVPKLGDLQIKSTTASFARTLGTLLNAGVSIMDSLKVVASTVTNKVVEKGINKIAIGIAGGKSIADPMQDTGLFPPMVIQMTGVGEKTGNLGGMLLKLADFYDEEVDAAVDAVVGMMEPLIIVFLGGAVGGLLIAMYMPMFSMGDAVKG, encoded by the coding sequence ATGGCAGAATTCCTATACAAGGCCACCAACAGCCAGGGCAACAATTTCGAAGGCTCGATTGAGGCGAAGGACAAGGCTGAAGCCGAAGCGCTGTTGATGCGCCGCCGTTTGATTATTGTCAGCCTCAAGAAAAAGCCGACTGAAATCAAGATTAAGATCGGTTCGGGTATCAAGCCCGCCGAAATTGCACGCTTTACCCGTATGTTCTCTTCGATGAGCTCGGCGGGTCTTCCGATGTTGCAGTGCTTGAACATTCTGGAGAACCAGTGCGAAAACCCGGAACTCAAGAATGTGGTCCACAAGATCACGCAGTCCATTAACGGCGGTTCGTCGTTGGCGGACGCCTTGGCGCAGCACCCGAAAGTCTTCAGCAACCTGTATACGAACATGGTGGCGGCTGGTGAAGCGGGTGGTATCTTGGACGGTATCTTGGCGCGTCTTGCAGAAACCCTTGAAAATAACGAACGCCTGAAGCGTAAAGTGAAAAAGGCTTTGACCTACCCGGTGATGCTTGTTATCGTGGGTATTTTGGTGGTGATTGCCCTTATGACCTTCGTTGTGCCGACATTCGCTGAACAGTTCGCAGCCCTTGATGCAGAACTTCCGGCACCGACACAGGCGGTGATGGGCATTTCTGACTTTATTCGTGATAACGGTGCGTTCCTGTTTATCGGCGCGATTCTCTTGATTGTCGGCTTTAAGGTGGCCATGCGCGTGCCTGCGGCAAAGTTTGCCTGGGACGGCTTTATGCTGAAAGTGCCTAAACTGGGGGACCTGCAGATCAAGTCGACTACCGCTAGTTTTGCGAGAACGCTTGGAACTTTGCTGAATGCCGGTGTGTCCATCATGGATTCCTTGAAGGTGGTGGCCTCGACCGTTACGAACAAAGTAGTTGAAAAGGGCATTAACAAGATTGCAATCGGTATCGCGGGCGGTAAGAGTATCGCTGACCCGATGCAGGATACGGGACTTTTCCCGCCTATGGTGATCCAGATGACAGGCGTGGGTGAAAAGACCGGTAACCTGGGCGGTATGCTTTTGAAACTGGCCGACTTCTATGACGAAGAAGTGGACGCCGCCGTGGACGCCGTGGTGGGCATGATGGAACCGTTAATCATCGTGTTCCTCGGCGGTGCTGTCGGTGGCCTCCTCATTGCAATGTATATGCCTATGTTCTCGATGGGCGACGCCGTTAAGGGATAA
- a CDS encoding family 16 glycosylhydrolase encodes MKTKFLLPIVALGLFAACSDDSSSPSAPKTDIPAATDTVPVVGPDPANPVTDPVTDPATPVTDPATDPAANPGLDPVVNPGTDPAVTPGTDPVPGADVAETPVDPTASVNACLSATRAPVVEPTYAAVPSSGNYAYYGAELSGVEQFKYGRYEACMKMVSIPGSVSSMFLYYDNSWMNGDEPWNEIDIEVLGKGGTMWQSNIITREGVPSIKKNTSSESKPLHEFGFDATESFHLFAMTWTPEYVAWEIDGVEIRRDTLGITRGTHADADQVAFLTKDQTLRFNLWASKSAGWVGAFTGDELADAPKAQWIDYVRVYSYDTATKTFTEAWTDDFEGADLNRNHWATGNWEMEKVNLAPENVVVENGYCKLLLTRADAPAAE; translated from the coding sequence ATGAAGACGAAATTCCTTCTCCCGATTGTTGCGCTTGGCCTGTTCGCCGCCTGTTCCGATGACAGCAGCAGCCCTTCCGCTCCCAAGACCGATATCCCGGCTGCTACGGATACCGTTCCGGTGGTCGGTCCGGATCCGGCAAATCCCGTTACGGATCCTGTTACTGATCCTGCCACCCCGGTTACCGATCCGGCAACTGATCCCGCTGCTAATCCCGGCCTTGATCCGGTCGTTAATCCGGGTACCGACCCTGCGGTGACTCCGGGCACGGATCCTGTCCCCGGCGCCGATGTTGCTGAAACTCCGGTTGACCCGACGGCTTCTGTGAATGCTTGCCTTAGTGCAACCCGCGCTCCGGTCGTAGAACCGACCTACGCGGCTGTGCCCAGTTCCGGAAACTACGCCTACTATGGTGCCGAACTTTCCGGTGTGGAACAGTTCAAGTATGGCCGTTACGAAGCCTGCATGAAGATGGTCTCGATTCCGGGTTCCGTGAGCTCCATGTTCCTTTACTACGACAATTCCTGGATGAACGGTGACGAACCGTGGAACGAAATCGATATCGAAGTTCTCGGTAAGGGCGGCACGATGTGGCAGTCCAACATTATTACCCGCGAAGGAGTACCTTCTATCAAGAAGAACACTTCTTCCGAAAGCAAGCCCTTGCATGAATTCGGCTTCGATGCCACGGAAAGTTTCCACCTGTTTGCGATGACCTGGACACCTGAATACGTGGCGTGGGAAATCGATGGTGTCGAAATCCGTCGCGATACGCTGGGCATTACCCGCGGTACTCATGCCGATGCGGACCAGGTAGCCTTCCTCACGAAGGATCAGACGCTCCGCTTCAACCTTTGGGCTTCCAAGAGCGCAGGCTGGGTTGGTGCATTTACGGGCGATGAACTTGCCGATGCTCCGAAGGCCCAGTGGATTGACTACGTACGCGTCTATTCCTACGACACGGCGACCAAGACCTTTACCGAAGCCTGGACCGATGACTTCGAAGGTGCGGACCTGAACCGCAATCATTGGGCCACCGGTAACTGGGAAATGGAAAAGGTCAATCTCGCCCCCGAAAACGTCGTGGTCGAAAATGGCTACTGCAAGCTCCTGCTGACCCGCGCCGACGCGCCTGCCGCAGAATAA
- the pflB gene encoding formate C-acetyltransferase has protein sequence MSEAWNGFTGGLWQEEINVRDFIQRNYTAYEGGKEFLAGPTDATEKLWGELQKLQAEERKKGGVLDMDTDIVSTITSHKPGYISESLKDLEKVVGLQTDKPLKRAFMPFGGIKMAEESCKQYGYEPSADLHKIFTDYHKTHNQAVFDCYTPEIRAVRKAHLLTGLPDTYGRGRIVGDYRRVALYGIDYIIQQKQNDLAHVGDGTMTDDVIRLREEVAEQIKALKAMKVMAASYGFDISKPATNAKEAFQWLYFGYLSAIKTQNGAAMSVGRISTFLDIYIERDLKNGTLTEAQAQELVDHMVMKFRMVKFARIESYNQLFSGDPVWATLEVGGMGQDGRPMVTKNDFRFLHTLENMGPSPEPNLTVLYTKRLPENFKEYAAYISVTTSSIQYENDDVMRPVWGDDYSICCCVSATQTGKEMQFFGARANLAKALLYAINGGKDEEGGLVPGMQIGPELAPITGDVLNYDEVMHKYDIMLEWLAGIYVNTLNLIHYMHDKYYYEAAELALIDTDVRRTFATGIAGFSHVVDSLCAIKYAKVSVIRGENGLVKDFKIEGDFPKYGNDDDRADEIAVWLLKEFIAKIKKHHTYRGAEPTTSILTITSNVVYGKATGALPDGRPAHAPFAPGANPSYGAEKNGLLASLNSVAKLPYEYALDGISNTQTISPNALGHSDDERAQKLVTVMDGYFAQGAHHLNVNVFGVEKLLDAQAHPEKPEYANFTIRVSGYAVKFLSLTKEQQDDVISRTCHGVL, from the coding sequence ATGAGCGAAGCATGGAATGGCTTTACCGGCGGACTCTGGCAAGAAGAAATCAACGTCCGCGACTTTATTCAACGCAACTATACCGCATACGAAGGCGGCAAGGAATTTTTGGCAGGCCCGACAGACGCCACCGAAAAGCTCTGGGGTGAACTCCAGAAGCTGCAGGCCGAAGAACGCAAGAAGGGTGGCGTGCTCGATATGGACACCGACATCGTTTCGACGATTACGAGCCATAAGCCGGGCTACATCAGCGAAAGCCTCAAGGACCTGGAAAAGGTCGTGGGTCTGCAGACCGACAAGCCGCTGAAGCGCGCCTTTATGCCGTTCGGCGGCATCAAGATGGCCGAAGAATCCTGCAAGCAGTACGGCTACGAGCCGAGCGCAGACCTCCACAAGATCTTTACCGACTACCACAAGACCCACAACCAGGCCGTGTTCGACTGCTACACTCCTGAAATCCGCGCCGTCCGCAAGGCCCACTTGCTGACCGGTCTTCCGGACACCTACGGTCGTGGCCGTATCGTGGGTGACTACCGCCGCGTAGCCCTTTACGGTATCGACTACATCATCCAGCAGAAGCAGAACGACCTCGCCCACGTGGGTGACGGCACCATGACCGACGACGTGATTCGCCTGCGCGAAGAAGTCGCCGAACAGATCAAGGCCCTCAAGGCCATGAAGGTGATGGCCGCCAGCTACGGTTTCGATATTTCGAAGCCGGCCACCAACGCAAAGGAAGCCTTCCAGTGGCTCTACTTCGGCTACCTCTCTGCCATCAAGACGCAGAACGGCGCCGCCATGAGCGTGGGCCGTATTTCGACCTTCCTCGACATTTATATCGAACGCGACCTCAAGAACGGCACGCTCACTGAAGCGCAAGCCCAGGAACTCGTAGACCACATGGTCATGAAGTTCCGCATGGTCAAGTTCGCCCGTATCGAATCTTACAACCAGCTCTTCAGCGGCGACCCGGTGTGGGCCACTCTCGAAGTTGGCGGTATGGGCCAGGACGGCCGCCCGATGGTCACCAAGAACGACTTCCGTTTCTTGCACACCCTCGAAAATATGGGCCCGTCTCCGGAACCCAACCTCACCGTTCTCTACACCAAGCGCCTCCCTGAAAACTTCAAGGAATACGCCGCCTACATCTCTGTGACGACCAGCTCGATCCAGTACGAAAACGACGACGTGATGCGCCCGGTTTGGGGTGACGACTACAGCATTTGCTGCTGCGTTTCTGCAACGCAGACCGGTAAGGAAATGCAGTTCTTCGGTGCCCGCGCAAACCTCGCGAAGGCTCTCCTCTACGCCATCAACGGCGGCAAGGACGAAGAAGGCGGCCTGGTGCCCGGTATGCAGATCGGTCCGGAACTTGCTCCGATTACCGGCGACGTGCTGAACTACGACGAAGTGATGCACAAGTACGACATCATGCTCGAATGGCTCGCAGGTATCTACGTGAACACGCTGAACCTGATCCACTACATGCACGACAAGTACTACTACGAAGCCGCTGAACTCGCCCTCATCGATACCGATGTGCGCCGCACGTTTGCAACGGGTATCGCAGGATTCAGCCACGTGGTCGACAGCCTCTGCGCCATCAAGTACGCTAAGGTATCCGTGATCCGCGGCGAAAACGGCCTCGTGAAGGACTTCAAGATCGAAGGCGACTTCCCGAAGTACGGCAACGACGACGACCGCGCCGACGAAATTGCCGTCTGGCTCCTCAAGGAATTCATCGCGAAGATCAAGAAGCACCACACCTACCGCGGTGCCGAACCGACCACGTCGATTCTTACGATCACCAGTAACGTTGTTTACGGCAAGGCCACCGGCGCCCTCCCCGACGGTCGCCCGGCTCACGCCCCGTTCGCTCCCGGTGCAAACCCGAGCTACGGCGCCGAAAAGAACGGTCTGTTGGCCTCGCTCAACTCTGTCGCCAAGCTCCCGTACGAATACGCGCTCGACGGTATCAGCAACACGCAGACCATCAGCCCGAACGCGCTCGGCCACAGCGACGACGAACGCGCCCAGAAGCTCGTCACCGTCATGGACGGTTACTTCGCCCAGGGCGCCCACCACCTGAACGTGAACGTGTTCGGCGTGGAAAAGTTGCTCGACGCCCAGGCGCACCCGGAAAAGCCCGAATACGCGAACTTCACCATCCGCGTTTCCGGCTACGCAGTCAAGTTCCTGTCTCTGACTAAGGAACAGCAGGACGACGTCATCAGCCGCACCTGCCACGGAGTGTTGTAA
- a CDS encoding glycoside hydrolase family 3 protein, whose protein sequence is MKFIPLNSLTEAAVNQATEPASSSATSASYTAEALPQEDSAQTPYGLPRELMPLWDSLSIKQKAAQMVMVYLTSSQFIIENEIGGVLITGQHLRSAKRYLNTMAEIDSGLRIPLVVATDQEGGIVNRLASYSDTWRGVPSAQEMRRMDSTDIHSLANKIGSALKELKINMNLAPVLDPSKDSRGKNSFMEESRRSWGNDTTNAFKVRAFVKGMSENGVVCVSKHFPGYDSWTNSDHQIAVSSTPRAKIAKNVEFFRTLSSDIPVTMMSSVSFVRISSRPAVFEPKIVKMARDMSPETVILTDDLWGVSLRAWISGNERVRSKNYPAKDFRKLVRTALMAGNDMFMITYSSKAVEMINYLAALSKQSKYYRQRIEESAARILKMKYRAGIIK, encoded by the coding sequence GTGAAGTTTATTCCGCTGAACTCGCTTACAGAAGCTGCGGTGAATCAAGCCACGGAACCTGCGAGCAGTTCAGCAACAAGCGCGTCGTATACAGCCGAAGCCTTACCGCAAGAAGATTCCGCGCAAACACCTTACGGACTCCCCCGCGAGCTTATGCCACTGTGGGATTCGCTCAGCATCAAGCAGAAGGCCGCACAGATGGTGATGGTTTATCTCACCTCGTCGCAGTTCATTATCGAAAACGAAATCGGCGGAGTGCTTATCACAGGCCAGCACCTTCGCTCCGCAAAACGCTACCTGAACACGATGGCCGAAATTGACTCCGGCCTAAGAATTCCGCTCGTTGTCGCCACAGACCAAGAAGGCGGAATCGTCAACCGACTGGCATCTTACTCCGATACATGGCGAGGCGTTCCCAGCGCACAAGAAATGCGACGCATGGATTCGACAGACATCCACTCGCTCGCCAACAAAATCGGAAGCGCGCTGAAAGAACTCAAAATAAACATGAACCTCGCGCCCGTTCTTGACCCTTCTAAAGACAGCCGCGGCAAAAATTCGTTCATGGAAGAAAGTCGCCGTTCCTGGGGCAACGACACCACCAACGCATTCAAAGTAAGGGCGTTCGTCAAGGGCATGAGCGAAAACGGAGTCGTTTGCGTATCCAAGCATTTTCCTGGTTACGATTCCTGGACCAATAGCGACCATCAAATCGCCGTGAGTTCGACTCCTAGAGCCAAAATCGCAAAGAACGTGGAATTTTTCAGGACGCTTTCGAGCGACATTCCCGTGACCATGATGAGCAGCGTGAGTTTCGTGCGCATATCGAGCCGCCCCGCCGTATTCGAGCCGAAAATTGTCAAAATGGCGCGCGATATGTCTCCCGAGACCGTCATATTGACCGACGACCTGTGGGGTGTCAGCCTCCGCGCCTGGATTAGCGGCAACGAACGTGTCCGCAGCAAGAACTACCCCGCCAAGGATTTTAGAAAATTGGTGCGCACCGCCTTGATGGCAGGCAACGACATGTTCATGATCACCTACTCGTCAAAAGCGGTAGAAATGATAAACTATCTGGCCGCACTATCCAAACAAAGTAAATACTATCGCCAGCGTATTGAAGAATCCGCCGCACGCATTCTAAAAATGAAATACAGGGCGGGAATCATCAAGTAA
- a CDS encoding GIY-YIG nuclease family protein, giving the protein MQEKSYTYILFNKPNGTLYTGVTTNLIRRMQEHKSLIKGFTKKYNITKLGYFEEHTSVLEAIEREKKIKGGSRQKKIDLIKSMNPEWKDLFDGFNL; this is encoded by the coding sequence ATGCAAGAAAAATCATACACCTATATTCTATTCAATAAGCCTAATGGAACATTATATACAGGTGTTACAACGAATCTTATTAGACGAATGCAAGAACATAAATCCTTAATAAAAGGATTTACTAAAAAATATAACATAACAAAGCTCGGTTACTTTGAAGAACACACCTCAGTGTTAGAAGCTATTGAAAGAGAAAAAAAGATTAAAGGTGGTTCTCGTCAAAAGAAAATTGATCTTATTAAAAGTATGAATCCTGAATGGAAAGACTTATTTGATGGTTTCAACTTGTAA